One genomic region from Solwaraspora sp. WMMD792 encodes:
- a CDS encoding ATP-dependent Clp protease proteolytic subunit — protein sequence MRHTSPAMAADGATTGFGDQVFQQLLKERVIFLGTQVDDTSANTICAQMLLLAAEDSERDIFLYINSPGGVISAGMAVYDTMHYIGNDVATVGLGLAGSMGQFLLCAGAPGKRYALPHTRIMMHQLSGGMGGTAADIAIQAENMLHIKRTTIERIAFHTGRTREEIERDSDRDRWFTAEQAREYGIIDQVIATTAQLSTGGVPS from the coding sequence ATGCGGCACACCAGTCCCGCGATGGCTGCGGACGGCGCGACCACCGGCTTCGGCGACCAGGTCTTCCAACAGCTACTCAAGGAGCGGGTGATCTTTCTCGGCACCCAGGTGGACGACACCTCGGCCAACACGATCTGCGCGCAGATGCTGCTGTTGGCGGCCGAGGACAGCGAGCGCGACATATTCCTTTACATCAATTCGCCGGGCGGTGTGATCAGCGCCGGCATGGCCGTCTACGACACGATGCACTACATCGGAAACGACGTGGCGACCGTCGGCCTCGGTCTCGCCGGGTCGATGGGCCAGTTCCTGCTCTGCGCCGGTGCGCCCGGCAAGCGGTACGCCCTGCCGCACACCCGGATCATGATGCACCAGCTGTCCGGCGGGATGGGCGGCACCGCCGCCGACATCGCCATCCAGGCCGAGAACATGCTGCACATCAAGCGGACGACGATCGAGCGGATCGCGTTCCATACCGGACGCACTCGCGAGGAGATCGAGCGGGACTCCGACCGGGACCGGTGGTTCACCGCCGAGCAGGCCCGCGAGTACGGCATCATCGACCAGGTGATCGCCACCACGGCACAGCTGTCCACCGGTGGCGTCCCCAGCTGA